A part of Paraburkholderia azotifigens genomic DNA contains:
- a CDS encoding YciI family protein translates to MRRYFAVFATDKPQMREVRERMRPSHRAYLRSASSHGVFVRLGGPTLAPHCDAMNGTLLVVEADGIGDVMAFVGNDPYMQAGLFERVEVRPWDWSLGNPEQRV, encoded by the coding sequence ATGAGACGCTACTTCGCGGTGTTTGCCACCGACAAGCCGCAGATGCGCGAAGTCCGCGAGCGCATGCGGCCGAGTCATCGTGCGTATTTGCGCAGCGCGTCGTCGCACGGCGTATTCGTGCGGCTCGGCGGCCCGACACTCGCGCCGCATTGCGACGCGATGAACGGCACGCTGCTCGTCGTCGAAGCGGACGGTATCGGTGATGTGATGGCGTTCGTCGGCAACGATCCCTATATGCAGGCGGGGCTGTTCGAGCGGGTCGAGGTGCGGCCGTGGGACTGGAGCCTCGGCAATCCGGAACAGCGCGTATGA
- a CDS encoding intradiol ring-cleavage dioxygenase — translation MSIDEREAEREAERALTGQVVASFANTEDARLRTLMQSLVRHMHAFVSEVEPTEEEWMAAIRFLTATGKMCDDLVRQEFILLSDTLGVSMLVDAINHRLATGATDTTVFGPFYIEGMPERAYGENMAFTAGVPALVHGRVLTTTGEPVAGALLDVWQTAGNGMYSGQDTAQPHGNLRGRYRTDADGRYAITTIVPVSYPIPTDGPVGQMLEATGRHPWRPAHLHFMIKAPNYRTLVTHLFDKDDPYLQSDAVFGVKPSLMVAYDERSASDELARRFGFSGSYREARYDFVLDGSATQ, via the coding sequence ATGTCGATAGACGAACGAGAGGCCGAACGAGAGGCCGAACGAGCCCTGACCGGGCAGGTGGTGGCAAGCTTCGCGAACACGGAAGATGCGCGGCTGCGCACGCTGATGCAAAGCCTCGTGCGGCACATGCATGCATTCGTAAGCGAAGTGGAGCCGACGGAAGAAGAGTGGATGGCGGCTATCCGCTTTTTGACCGCGACGGGCAAGATGTGCGACGACCTCGTGCGGCAGGAGTTCATCCTGTTGTCGGATACGCTGGGCGTGTCGATGCTCGTCGACGCGATCAATCACCGGTTGGCCACGGGCGCGACCGACACGACGGTGTTCGGGCCGTTCTATATCGAAGGGATGCCGGAGCGCGCGTACGGCGAGAACATGGCTTTCACAGCCGGCGTGCCCGCGCTCGTGCATGGCCGCGTATTGACGACCACGGGTGAGCCGGTCGCGGGCGCGTTGCTCGACGTGTGGCAGACGGCCGGCAACGGCATGTATTCCGGGCAGGACACGGCGCAGCCGCATGGCAATCTGCGCGGCCGGTATCGCACGGACGCCGACGGCCGCTATGCGATCACGACCATCGTGCCTGTCAGCTATCCGATTCCGACTGACGGTCCCGTGGGCCAGATGCTCGAAGCGACGGGGCGGCATCCGTGGCGTCCCGCGCATCTGCATTTCATGATCAAGGCGCCGAACTATCGCACGCTCGTCACGCATCTGTTCGACAAGGACGATCCCTATCTGCAATCGGACGCCGTGTTCGGCGTGAAGCCTTCGCTGATGGTCGCATACGACGAACGCTCCGCAAGCGACGAACTCGCGCGGCGCTTCGGCTTCAGCGGCAGCTATCGCGAAGCGCGATACGACTTCGTTCTGGATGGGAGCGCAACGCAATGA
- a CDS encoding maleylacetate reductase: protein MKGFVYQGTPSRVVFEWGALAQLPAEVERLGARRALILSTPEQHALADEVARVLGERAAGVHAQAVMHVPVGVARAAREAAAALDADCCIAVGGGSTIGLGKAIALESPLPIIAVPTTYAGSEMTPIYGLTEGRVKRTGRDMRVLPRTVIYDPSLTLTLPPPISAASGVNAIAHAVEALYAQDANPVISLMAEESIRALGAALPGIVRKPDDADARSRALYGAWLAGSCLGAVGMALHHKLCHTLGGTFNLPHAQTHAAMLPHTAHYNHEAASDALTRVAQALGGQRASEAGPLLYDLDRTLGIPVSLAEIGMPEEGLDEAAELACRNPYANPRPIERDAIRALLQRAWQGIAPA from the coding sequence ATGAAAGGCTTTGTCTATCAGGGCACGCCGTCGCGCGTGGTGTTCGAGTGGGGCGCGCTTGCGCAACTGCCCGCAGAAGTCGAACGGCTCGGCGCGCGGCGCGCGCTGATTCTCTCGACGCCCGAACAGCACGCTTTGGCCGACGAGGTGGCGCGCGTGCTGGGCGAGCGCGCCGCGGGCGTGCACGCGCAGGCGGTGATGCATGTGCCCGTCGGCGTGGCGCGCGCCGCGCGCGAAGCGGCCGCGGCGCTCGACGCCGACTGCTGCATTGCCGTCGGCGGCGGTTCGACAATCGGGCTCGGCAAGGCGATCGCGCTGGAGTCGCCGCTGCCCATCATCGCCGTGCCGACTACCTATGCGGGCTCGGAGATGACGCCGATCTACGGACTCACGGAAGGGCGCGTCAAGCGCACGGGCCGCGACATGCGCGTGCTGCCGCGCACGGTGATCTACGACCCGTCACTCACGTTGACGTTGCCGCCGCCGATCTCGGCGGCCTCGGGCGTCAATGCGATCGCGCATGCCGTCGAAGCGCTCTATGCGCAAGACGCGAATCCCGTCATCAGCCTGATGGCAGAAGAGTCGATCCGCGCGCTGGGCGCGGCGTTGCCGGGCATCGTGCGCAAGCCCGACGATGCCGACGCGCGCAGCCGCGCACTGTACGGCGCGTGGCTCGCGGGAAGCTGCCTGGGTGCCGTCGGCATGGCGCTGCATCACAAGCTGTGTCATACGCTCGGCGGCACGTTCAACTTGCCGCACGCGCAGACGCATGCGGCGATGCTGCCGCATACGGCACACTACAACCACGAGGCTGCGTCCGATGCGTTGACGCGCGTTGCGCAGGCGCTCGGCGGACAGCGCGCGAGCGAGGCCGGGCCGCTGCTCTACGATCTGGACCGCACGCTCGGCATTCCCGTGTCGCTCGCGGAGATCGGCATGCCGGAAGAAGGCCTCGACGAAGCCGCGGAGCTTGCGTGCCGCAATCCGTATGCGAATCCGCGCCCGATCGAGCGCGACGCGATCCGCGCGCTGCTGCAGCGCGCATGGCAGGGCATAGCGCCTGCCTGA
- a CDS encoding aldehyde dehydrogenase family protein produces the protein MQNQLFIDGRFTDAAEGGTIDVLNPHDGSLITKIAAATATDVDLAVAAATRAFPKWSGMAAADRGRLLLRLADAIEANAEELAQLESLDTGHPIRDSRALDVPRTAACFRYFGGMADKLQGSVIPVETGFLNYVQRAPIGVVGQIVPWNFPLMFTSWKMGPALAAGNTVVLKPSEITPLSTLRIVELMAEVGFPDGVVNIVPGYGNTAGQRLAEHPGVGKIAFTGSTATGRRIVEASQGNLKRVQLELGGKGANIVFEDADLDAAINGAAWAIFHNQGQACIAGSRLILHERIADEFLERFVALAASIRVGNPLDPETEMGPLTSLQHLERVKAYVDVAREQGGRVLTGGTAPQDASLANGYYVRPTVVEAKTPQDRIAQEEVFGPFVTVLRFGSDEEALQIANGTDYGLGSGLWTRDLSRAHRTAAQIQAGMCWINCYKRVNPGSPFGGVGQSGYGREMGYEAMHDYTEARSVWVNVDGKVPPHFRR, from the coding sequence ATGCAAAACCAACTCTTTATCGACGGCCGCTTCACCGACGCTGCCGAAGGCGGCACGATCGACGTGCTCAATCCGCACGACGGCTCGCTGATCACGAAGATCGCGGCCGCCACGGCCACTGACGTCGATCTTGCCGTTGCTGCCGCGACGCGTGCGTTTCCGAAGTGGTCGGGCATGGCTGCCGCCGATCGCGGGCGCTTGCTGCTGCGTCTCGCCGACGCCATCGAAGCGAATGCGGAAGAACTCGCGCAGCTCGAATCGCTCGACACGGGTCACCCCATCCGCGATTCGCGCGCGCTCGACGTACCGCGCACCGCCGCATGCTTCCGCTATTTCGGCGGCATGGCCGACAAGCTGCAGGGCTCAGTGATTCCCGTCGAAACGGGCTTTCTCAACTACGTGCAGCGGGCGCCGATCGGCGTGGTCGGCCAGATCGTGCCGTGGAATTTCCCGCTGATGTTCACCAGCTGGAAAATGGGCCCGGCGCTCGCTGCGGGCAATACCGTCGTGCTGAAGCCCTCGGAGATCACGCCGCTGTCCACGCTGCGCATCGTCGAGCTGATGGCCGAAGTGGGCTTTCCCGATGGCGTCGTGAACATCGTGCCGGGTTACGGCAACACTGCGGGCCAGCGGCTCGCGGAACATCCGGGCGTCGGCAAGATTGCGTTCACGGGCTCGACGGCGACAGGGCGCCGCATCGTCGAAGCATCGCAAGGCAATCTGAAGCGCGTGCAGCTCGAACTTGGCGGCAAGGGCGCGAACATCGTGTTCGAAGACGCCGATCTCGACGCCGCGATCAACGGCGCAGCATGGGCGATCTTCCACAACCAGGGGCAGGCGTGCATCGCCGGCTCGCGGCTGATCCTGCACGAGCGCATCGCTGATGAGTTCCTCGAGCGTTTCGTCGCGCTCGCTGCGTCGATCCGCGTCGGCAATCCGCTCGACCCGGAAACGGAAATGGGACCGCTCACGTCGCTGCAGCATCTGGAGCGCGTCAAAGCCTATGTCGACGTGGCGCGCGAGCAGGGCGGGCGCGTGCTGACGGGCGGGACCGCGCCGCAGGATGCGTCGCTCGCGAACGGCTACTATGTGCGGCCCACGGTGGTCGAAGCGAAGACCCCGCAAGACCGCATCGCGCAGGAAGAAGTGTTCGGGCCGTTCGTCACGGTGCTGCGTTTCGGCAGCGATGAAGAAGCGCTGCAGATCGCGAATGGCACCGATTATGGACTCGGCAGCGGCCTGTGGACACGCGATCTCTCGCGCGCACATCGCACGGCGGCGCAGATTCAAGCGGGCATGTGCTGGATCAACTGCTATAAGCGCGTGAATCCGGGTAGTCCGTTCGGCGGCGTCGGACAGTCGGGCTATGGGCGCGAAATGGGCTACGAGGCGATGCACGATTACACGGAAGCGCGTTCGGTGTGGGTCAACGTCGACGGCAAGGTGCCGCCGCATTTCAGGCGCTAA
- a CDS encoding hydroxyquinol 1,2-dioxygenase, whose product MATLDTLDHPAGFAADTVKASEPDPVTGYKRFTLGAFEFLRDEYFVKINWPAKGQTRTHAVPADAFLRAMMRDVAWGFFYGWVNFDHVFGTRNHYGKVDIYAGSFNGIMKEAGVDYMETFETPTIMATFKAILHDWTNEGFDPFAAPEETGTAFGRKHGDNDAAIERTRIATRRMPGLEGDSPLRDDLPINRAFADVSQDEPEVHVEPGFEGQLHAVNLFKYLSRSDVTWNPSVTSVCGQSLFCPTTEEYILPVFHGNDRVEWFLQLSDEIVWDIGDKNTGAPRARITMRAGDICAMPADIRHQGYSTKRSMLLVWENATPNLPKRYESGELKPYPVDF is encoded by the coding sequence ATGGCTACTCTCGATACGCTCGATCATCCCGCCGGCTTCGCAGCTGACACCGTCAAGGCGAGCGAACCCGATCCCGTCACCGGCTACAAGCGCTTCACGCTCGGTGCATTCGAATTTCTTCGCGACGAGTATTTCGTCAAGATCAACTGGCCCGCGAAAGGCCAGACCCGTACCCACGCCGTGCCCGCCGACGCCTTCCTGCGCGCGATGATGCGCGACGTCGCATGGGGCTTCTTCTACGGCTGGGTGAATTTCGATCACGTGTTCGGCACGCGCAATCACTACGGCAAGGTGGACATTTACGCGGGCTCGTTCAACGGCATCATGAAGGAAGCGGGCGTCGACTACATGGAGACCTTCGAAACGCCGACTATCATGGCGACCTTCAAGGCGATCCTGCACGACTGGACCAACGAAGGCTTCGATCCGTTCGCCGCACCCGAGGAAACGGGCACGGCATTCGGCCGCAAGCATGGCGACAACGACGCCGCGATCGAACGCACGCGCATCGCCACGCGCCGCATGCCGGGACTCGAAGGCGATTCGCCGCTGCGCGACGATCTGCCCATCAACCGCGCGTTTGCCGATGTATCGCAAGACGAGCCCGAAGTGCATGTCGAGCCCGGCTTCGAAGGGCAATTGCATGCGGTCAATCTGTTCAAGTATCTGTCGCGTTCGGATGTCACGTGGAATCCGTCGGTGACGTCGGTGTGCGGCCAGAGCCTGTTCTGTCCGACCACGGAGGAATACATCCTGCCCGTCTTTCACGGCAACGACCGCGTCGAATGGTTCTTGCAGCTGTCGGATGAAATCGTCTGGGACATTGGCGACAAGAACACGGGTGCGCCGCGCGCCCGCATCACGATGCGCGCGGGCGACATCTGCGCGATGCCCGCCGACATCCGCCATCAAGGCTATTCGACCAAGCGCTCGATGCTGCTCGTGTGGGAGAACGCGACGCCGAATTTGCCGAAACGTTATGAAAGCGGCGAACTGAAGCCGTATCCCGTCGACTTCTGA
- a CDS encoding hydroxyquinol 1,2-dioxygenase: MTDASYHTFFGSLDRYRKGEIEITSGSARHYVFSNIFEIASTSAPYEKVVAGKNLDYVIEVLRTEGPSRWFASSHDEFAILMDGEVRIDFIKLDTPPQNVAGSVYASNEGEPPAGRAMGHVVLRRGHQALLPAGCAYRFSAQKPGVALVQTMLGKLSVEKWADICLH, from the coding sequence ATGACCGACGCGTCGTATCACACCTTCTTTGGGTCTCTCGACCGCTATCGCAAAGGCGAAATCGAAATCACGAGTGGCTCTGCGCGCCACTACGTGTTCTCCAACATCTTCGAAATCGCCTCGACATCCGCGCCTTACGAGAAAGTCGTAGCAGGCAAGAACCTCGACTATGTGATCGAAGTGCTGCGCACGGAAGGGCCGTCGCGCTGGTTTGCGAGTTCGCACGACGAGTTCGCGATCTTGATGGACGGCGAAGTGCGCATCGATTTCATCAAGCTCGATACGCCGCCGCAGAACGTCGCGGGCTCCGTCTACGCGTCGAACGAGGGCGAGCCGCCAGCAGGCCGCGCGATGGGACATGTCGTGCTGCGCCGTGGCCATCAGGCGCTGCTGCCCGCGGGCTGCGCGTATCGCTTCAGTGCGCAGAAGCCCGGTGTGGCGCTCGTGCAAACGATGCTCGGCAAGCTGTCAGTCGAGAAGTGGGCGGACATCTGCCTGCACTGA
- a CDS encoding LysR family transcriptional regulator has protein sequence MDRFLSIEAFVRVAETSSFAEAARQLGVTSSVETNRIQQLEKFVDAPLFHRSTRHVRLSDVGEAFYRECAEVVGRVNELTDQMRELRATPTGRLRIQMLPGFALGHFGASLAEFNRRYPGIQLDVIVNDRVVDPIEEGFDVAFQIFPPISESLIERRLFPVRRLFCAAPAYVSEHGAPQHPRDLLQHTTALYSGYPSRNRWTMTRGDEVVEMELPGMIRSNSVHLLRDYALTGGGVVCLPTLVASAALLDGTLVPILADYALSPLNFAAVYPATQRQALKVKALVEFLADWLGPEPSWDAPLIERGWVR, from the coding sequence ATGGATCGTTTTCTGAGTATCGAAGCCTTCGTGCGGGTGGCTGAAACCAGCAGCTTCGCCGAGGCCGCACGGCAACTCGGCGTGACCAGTTCGGTCGAGACGAACCGCATCCAGCAACTGGAGAAGTTCGTCGATGCGCCGCTCTTTCATCGCAGCACGCGCCACGTGCGGCTCTCCGACGTCGGCGAAGCGTTCTATCGCGAATGCGCGGAAGTCGTCGGTCGCGTCAACGAGTTGACCGACCAGATGCGGGAACTGCGCGCCACCCCCACAGGCAGGCTGCGCATCCAGATGCTGCCGGGCTTCGCGCTCGGACACTTCGGCGCGTCGCTGGCCGAGTTCAACCGGCGTTATCCCGGCATTCAGCTCGACGTGATCGTCAACGACCGCGTCGTCGATCCCATCGAAGAAGGCTTCGACGTCGCGTTTCAGATCTTCCCGCCCATTTCCGAATCGCTGATCGAACGGCGCCTCTTTCCCGTGCGGCGGCTCTTCTGCGCCGCGCCTGCTTATGTGAGCGAGCATGGCGCGCCGCAGCATCCGCGCGATTTGTTGCAGCACACCACAGCGCTCTATTCGGGTTATCCATCGCGCAACCGCTGGACGATGACGCGCGGCGACGAGGTCGTGGAAATGGAATTGCCCGGCATGATCCGCTCGAATTCCGTGCACCTGCTACGCGACTATGCGCTGACGGGCGGCGGCGTGGTGTGCCTGCCGACGCTCGTCGCAAGCGCCGCGCTGCTCGACGGGACGCTCGTTCCCATCCTCGCCGATTACGCACTCTCGCCGCTGAACTTCGCGGCCGTGTATCCCGCGACGCAGCGCCAGGCGCTCAAGGTGAAGGCGCTGGTCGAATTTCTCGCCGACTGGCTCGGGCCTGAGCCGTCGTGGGACGCGCCGCTCATCGAGCGCGGCTGGGTCCGCTGA
- a CDS encoding MFS transporter — translation MKANQWDVSYEWKAVTLLALGFGLVGLDRWLIAPLFPSIMKDLHLNAQDVGNCIGILGLSWGVFAALMGGISDKIGRRKVLIPAIIAFSLLSGFSGVAGGLAALLGIRALMGVAEGSFCPTSFAATADASHPKRRGFNLGLQQSGFALFGLALSPIIATQLLGVMSWRWVFALVSIPGLILGLLMYRVIREPKPESSVEIKQANTPTQKTHGNWRDVLKSRNIPVAMVALFCAMTGVFVLGAMLPLYLTDYLALDTQRMGVVVSAIGFGGFVGQFGLPGLSDLVGRRFASIVGFVGTAVMLYVFRGLGAQPFALFAVLFVASFFTLGLVSLLSGPVATEAAPIGMVSTAIGIVVGAGEIFGGGIAPALAGFVATHFGIQNILWLPICAVILGVGVSLLLEETAPARARRRSAPTVDESSRFPAVEQPE, via the coding sequence ATGAAAGCGAATCAGTGGGACGTGTCCTACGAATGGAAAGCCGTGACGCTGCTTGCGCTCGGCTTCGGCCTCGTAGGTCTTGACCGGTGGCTCATCGCACCGCTTTTCCCGTCGATCATGAAAGACCTGCATCTGAATGCGCAGGACGTGGGCAATTGCATTGGCATCCTCGGGCTGTCGTGGGGCGTGTTCGCCGCATTGATGGGCGGCATCTCCGACAAGATCGGCCGTCGCAAGGTGCTGATCCCCGCGATCATCGCATTCTCGCTGCTGTCGGGCTTCTCGGGCGTCGCGGGTGGACTGGCCGCGCTTCTCGGAATTCGCGCGCTGATGGGGGTGGCGGAAGGCTCGTTTTGTCCCACGAGCTTCGCCGCGACCGCCGACGCTTCGCATCCGAAACGGCGCGGCTTCAATCTCGGCTTGCAGCAAAGCGGTTTCGCGCTGTTCGGACTGGCGCTGTCGCCCATCATCGCGACGCAGCTGCTCGGCGTGATGAGCTGGCGCTGGGTGTTCGCGCTCGTGTCTATTCCCGGGCTGATACTCGGTCTGCTGATGTATCGCGTGATTCGCGAGCCGAAGCCCGAGTCGTCCGTCGAGATCAAGCAGGCGAATACGCCCACGCAAAAGACGCATGGCAACTGGCGCGATGTGCTGAAGAGCCGCAACATCCCCGTGGCAATGGTCGCGCTGTTCTGCGCGATGACGGGCGTGTTCGTGCTCGGCGCGATGCTGCCGCTCTATCTGACCGACTATCTCGCGCTCGACACCCAGCGCATGGGCGTCGTCGTGTCGGCCATCGGCTTCGGCGGTTTCGTCGGGCAGTTCGGTTTGCCGGGGCTGTCCGATCTCGTCGGGCGGCGCTTTGCCAGCATCGTCGGCTTCGTCGGTACGGCCGTGATGCTGTATGTGTTCCGTGGCCTCGGCGCGCAGCCGTTCGCGCTGTTCGCGGTGCTGTTCGTCGCGTCGTTCTTCACACTGGGTCTCGTATCGCTGCTGTCCGGCCCCGTCGCGACAGAAGCGGCGCCCATCGGCATGGTGTCGACGGCGATCGGCATCGTGGTCGGCGCGGGCGAGATCTTCGGCGGCGGCATTGCGCCTGCACTCGCGGGCTTCGTCGCCACGCACTTCGGCATTCAGAACATTCTGTGGCTGCCGATCTGTGCGGTGATTCTCGGCGTCGGCGTGAGCCTGCTGCTCGAAGAGACGGCGCCCGCCAGGGCGCGGCGGCGCAGCGCACCGACCGTCGACGAGTCCAGCCGTTTCCCTGCCGTCGAACAGCCTGAATAA
- a CDS encoding ATP-binding protein — protein MAVHLDALKVSLELRGLNGVVQVRGDRTQLQQVVINLLMNGAGSMMARGSDRRLVLECAAEADDLVSVTVDDLGSGIAPGIAHRLHEPLFTTKENGMGMGLAISHSIVDADGGKLTLSAREGVGTRATFTLPRLAH, from the coding sequence GTGGCTGTTCATCTCGACGCGCTCAAGGTTTCGCTGGAACTGCGTGGCTTGAATGGCGTCGTGCAAGTGCGCGGCGACCGGACCCAGTTGCAGCAGGTCGTCATCAATCTGTTGATGAACGGTGCCGGGTCGATGATGGCGCGCGGCAGCGATCGCCGCCTCGTACTCGAGTGCGCGGCGGAAGCGGACGATCTCGTGAGCGTGACGGTGGACGATCTGGGCAGCGGCATTGCGCCGGGCATTGCTCACCGGCTACACGAACCCCTGTTCACCACAAAGGAAAACGGCATGGGTATGGGGCTTGCCATTTCGCATTCGATCGTCGATGCAGATGGCGGCAAGCTGACCTTGTCCGCACGCGAAGGCGTCGGCACGCGCGCAACTTTCACGCTGCCACGGCTCGCGCACTAA
- a CDS encoding chemotaxis protein CheW, which translates to MMDHHSTDARTTLTSSNQFELLLFRLGSVPGDTAHELYGINVFKVREILTMPTITPIVGASPCVMGAVNIRGQVIPVVDLPRLMGCEPTRGLNILLVTEFARTTQGFAVQEVDDIVRLDWNQVLPADAAAGSGLVTSIARIDGNTGDSRLAQVVDVEQVLRDVLPTHQVPAKTANPAGILQLPPGTRILAADDSGFARTLIQQALGEIGAESIMAKTGEEAWQILVKMADAAQRNKTRLRDAVTMVLTDLEMPEVDGFTLTRRIRADNRMRDMPVVIHSSLTGSANEAHVRNAGANGFVAKFQAAELAEAIRRAIAA; encoded by the coding sequence ATGATGGACCATCATTCAACCGATGCACGCACGACCCTGACGAGTTCAAATCAGTTCGAACTGCTCCTGTTCAGGCTTGGCAGCGTGCCGGGCGACACCGCGCACGAACTGTACGGCATCAACGTATTCAAGGTCCGCGAAATCCTGACGATGCCGACCATCACGCCGATCGTCGGCGCGTCCCCCTGTGTGATGGGCGCCGTCAATATTCGCGGGCAAGTTATTCCCGTCGTCGATCTGCCGAGGCTCATGGGCTGCGAGCCCACTCGCGGGCTGAACATCCTGCTGGTGACCGAATTCGCCCGTACCACTCAGGGCTTCGCCGTGCAGGAAGTGGACGACATCGTGCGTCTGGACTGGAATCAGGTGCTCCCGGCGGACGCTGCGGCGGGATCGGGGCTCGTCACGAGCATTGCGCGGATCGACGGCAACACGGGCGATTCGCGGCTGGCACAGGTCGTCGACGTCGAACAGGTGCTGCGCGACGTGCTCCCGACTCACCAGGTGCCGGCCAAAACAGCGAATCCGGCCGGCATCCTCCAGTTGCCGCCCGGCACCCGCATTCTCGCCGCCGACGATTCCGGCTTCGCTCGCACGCTGATCCAGCAGGCGCTCGGCGAAATCGGCGCCGAATCGATCATGGCCAAGACGGGCGAAGAAGCGTGGCAGATTCTCGTGAAAATGGCCGACGCAGCGCAGCGGAACAAGACCCGCTTGCGCGATGCCGTCACGATGGTGCTGACCGATCTGGAAATGCCCGAGGTGGACGGCTTCACGCTGACACGCCGCATCCGCGCCGACAACCGGATGCGCGACATGCCCGTCGTGATCCATTCGTCGCTGACGGGCTCCGCGAACGAGGCCCATGTGCGCAATGCGGGCGCCAACGGTTTCGTGGCGAAGTTTCAGGCGGCGGAACTCGCCGAAGCCATCCGGCGCGCGATCGCCGCTTGA
- a CDS encoding ABC transporter substrate-binding protein, producing the protein MAALQIAGVAALSASAHAAPAGTLVFCSEGSPAGFDPGQHTTSTDFDASTYTVYNELVQFKAGTLDPEPALATSWDISADQRTYTFHLRKGVKFQTTAWFKPTREFNADDVLFTFNRMLHTDDPFRKAYPASFPYFSDLGFDKNIESIERVDDYTVRFHLKEPDVIFVRNLAMSFASILSAQYAAKLADAHREADINQLPVGTGPFTFRSYQKDALIRYDANPDYWRPADVKLAHLVFSITPDPAVRVQKLANGECQVSVFPRPADLDVVKRNPALTLVSGVGFNVGFVAYNTQHAPLNRLEVRRALDMAIDKPAIIRAVFSGNATVATNPMPPAQWSYDKELKDAPHDPAKAKALLAQAGFPDGFDLTLWAMPVQRPYNPNAHLMAELIQHDWAQIGVRAKIVSYEWGEYNRRAKQGGEHDAILYGWSGDNGDPDNWLGTLLGCDAVHGSNVAKWCDPAFNGLIEKARGTSDVKERTRLYEQAQVIFKQQVPYTPVAHSIVSLPASKRVSGLVFSPLGSHRFDGVSIE; encoded by the coding sequence ATGGCCGCGCTTCAGATTGCAGGCGTCGCGGCGCTGTCCGCTTCGGCTCATGCGGCGCCCGCGGGCACGCTCGTCTTCTGCTCCGAAGGCAGTCCCGCCGGGTTCGATCCCGGCCAGCACACGACGAGCACCGATTTCGACGCCAGCACGTACACCGTGTACAACGAACTGGTGCAGTTCAAAGCCGGCACGCTCGATCCGGAACCCGCGCTTGCAACGAGTTGGGATATATCGGCCGATCAGCGCACGTACACGTTTCATCTGCGAAAAGGGGTGAAGTTCCAGACGACGGCATGGTTCAAACCGACGCGCGAGTTCAATGCCGACGACGTGCTGTTCACGTTCAACCGCATGCTGCACACGGACGATCCTTTTCGTAAGGCGTATCCAGCCAGCTTTCCGTACTTCAGTGATCTCGGTTTCGACAAGAACATCGAGAGCATCGAACGGGTGGACGACTACACCGTGCGCTTCCACCTGAAAGAACCCGACGTGATCTTCGTGCGCAATCTCGCGATGAGCTTCGCTTCGATTCTTTCCGCGCAATACGCTGCGAAGCTGGCAGACGCGCACCGCGAAGCGGACATCAATCAGTTGCCGGTCGGCACGGGGCCGTTCACGTTCCGTTCGTATCAGAAGGATGCGCTGATCCGCTATGACGCGAATCCCGATTACTGGCGTCCCGCCGATGTGAAGCTCGCGCATCTGGTGTTCTCGATCACGCCCGATCCCGCGGTGCGCGTCCAGAAGCTCGCGAACGGCGAATGCCAGGTGTCGGTGTTTCCGCGACCCGCGGATCTCGATGTGGTCAAACGCAATCCCGCGCTGACGCTCGTCTCGGGTGTCGGCTTCAATGTGGGCTTCGTCGCGTACAACACGCAGCACGCGCCGTTGAACCGGCTCGAGGTTCGCCGCGCACTCGATATGGCCATCGACAAGCCCGCAATCATTCGGGCCGTGTTCTCCGGCAATGCGACAGTCGCGACGAACCCGATGCCGCCTGCGCAGTGGTCGTACGACAAGGAACTCAAGGATGCGCCGCACGATCCGGCAAAGGCCAAAGCACTGCTCGCTCAGGCGGGCTTTCCGGACGGTTTCGATCTGACGCTATGGGCGATGCCCGTGCAGCGTCCCTACAACCCCAACGCGCATCTGATGGCGGAACTGATCCAGCACGACTGGGCGCAGATCGGCGTGCGCGCGAAGATCGTCAGTTACGAATGGGGCGAGTACAACCGGCGCGCGAAGCAGGGCGGCGAGCACGACGCGATTCTCTACGGCTGGTCCGGCGACAATGGCGATCCCGACAACTGGCTCGGCACCTTGCTCGGCTGCGACGCCGTGCATGGAAGCAACGTCGCCAAATGGTGCGATCCGGCGTTCAACGGACTCATCGAAAAGGCGCGCGGGACGTCGGACGTGAAGGAGCGTACGCGCCTTTATGAGCAGGCACAGGTGATCTTCAAGCAGCAGGTGCCCTACACACCTGTTGCGCACTCGATCGTTTCGCTACCGGCTTCGAAACGCGTCAGCGGGCTGGTGTTCTCGCCGCTGGGCAGTCATCGGTTCGATGGCGTGTCGATCGAGTGA